A DNA window from Cobetia marina contains the following coding sequences:
- a CDS encoding molybdopterin molybdotransferase MoeA, with product MPTDSSSAQEASRTGQTKTACGCDSVPVGAKGLAPLSSALSALRECCPVMPVEQVPVSKAAGRVLAEDIYAELDVPPADNSQMDGYCARVADIGDGAWLPISQRIAAGQPTSALASASCARLFTGAEIPEGADVVVMQEEVTLRENENGTTEAWLPGPRIPGDNIRRQGRDVTRGTRLIAAGTRLDAAMLGLLCGQGLSYVSVRHKVRVALFATGDELIEPGQPLEPGQIYNSNRVMLSQMLSDFGADVVLAPLNVADTFEATRDALATAAEQADLIVTCGGVSVGEEDHVRPAIEALGSLDLWRLAIKPGKPLALGRILNTQGDSVRVVGLPGNPVSSWVGGWLFLRPMLGEMLECDALRALRSLRVRSAFSANTAIRQDHLRVTLTPADDGQLEAHAFPDQNSAVLSSCVGAEALAVIPPHAQISPGDSVECLWLES from the coding sequence ATGCCCACTGACTCCTCTTCTGCACAAGAGGCATCCCGGACGGGTCAGACCAAGACCGCCTGCGGCTGCGATAGCGTGCCGGTTGGCGCCAAGGGCCTGGCCCCTCTTTCCAGTGCCTTGTCCGCATTGCGCGAATGCTGTCCGGTAATGCCGGTAGAGCAAGTCCCTGTCAGCAAGGCCGCGGGGCGTGTCCTCGCTGAGGATATCTACGCCGAACTGGACGTTCCTCCTGCCGACAACTCACAGATGGATGGCTACTGTGCAAGAGTAGCGGATATCGGTGATGGCGCCTGGCTGCCAATCAGCCAGCGCATCGCGGCAGGCCAGCCCACCTCGGCACTCGCCTCGGCAAGTTGTGCACGGCTGTTCACCGGGGCGGAAATCCCCGAAGGCGCCGACGTTGTGGTCATGCAGGAAGAAGTGACACTGCGTGAGAACGAAAATGGCACCACGGAAGCGTGGCTGCCCGGCCCACGGATTCCCGGCGACAATATCCGCCGACAGGGACGCGACGTCACTCGTGGCACTCGGCTGATCGCCGCCGGCACTCGCCTGGATGCCGCGATGCTTGGCCTGCTCTGTGGTCAAGGGCTCAGCTACGTATCGGTACGACACAAGGTACGCGTTGCCCTGTTTGCAACTGGCGATGAACTGATCGAACCCGGCCAGCCGCTCGAACCGGGGCAGATCTACAACTCCAATCGCGTGATGCTCAGCCAGATGCTCAGCGACTTCGGGGCTGACGTGGTGCTGGCGCCACTCAATGTGGCCGATACCTTCGAGGCCACCCGTGACGCTCTCGCGACAGCGGCAGAACAGGCCGACTTGATCGTCACCTGTGGCGGGGTCAGCGTCGGGGAGGAAGATCACGTCCGCCCTGCCATCGAGGCGCTTGGCAGCCTGGATCTCTGGCGCCTGGCCATCAAACCGGGCAAGCCACTGGCGCTGGGGCGCATCCTCAACACGCAAGGCGACTCGGTGCGTGTGGTGGGGCTACCTGGCAACCCGGTGTCGAGCTGGGTCGGTGGCTGGCTATTTCTTCGCCCCATGCTGGGCGAAATGCTCGAGTGTGACGCACTGCGGGCCTTGAGAAGCCTCCGGGTACGTTCCGCCTTCTCGGCCAACACTGCCATCCGTCAGGACCATCTGCGTGTCACGCTGACGCCAGCCGATGATGGCCAGCTTGAGGCTCACGCCTTCCCGGACCAGAACTCAGCCGTGCTCTCCTCATGCGTCGGCGCTGAGGCATTGGCCGTGATCCCTCCCCACGCACAGATAAGCCCCGGCGACAGTGTGGAGTGTCTATGGCTGGAGAGTTGA
- a CDS encoding carbonic anhydrase, with the protein MPANSSSPRALLRPLTMAVLLATASSSLPALANDNETAPAPGTSVTEWSYSSESGDSANGPEHWGDLTPGYAECASGARQSPIDIDSQSRPLEETGPKLDYHSPLLVTRDTGHTLQIEGASGNTMTLDGTPYTLSQVHLHVPSEHAIDGKRAAMEIHLVHTTPEGKLAVLAVLVEEGHDNLALSRLLSRLPQRGLSETLTSGLSANLLLPREHAGWQYSGSLTTPPCSEPVTWFVMKSPIEASRSQIDAYLEWQGGENSRPLQR; encoded by the coding sequence ATGCCAGCCAATTCCTCGTCGCCTCGTGCGTTGTTGCGCCCACTCACCATGGCTGTGCTGCTTGCCACCGCTTCGTCATCCCTCCCGGCCTTGGCCAATGACAATGAAACGGCACCAGCCCCGGGAACATCCGTCACCGAATGGAGCTACTCGAGTGAGTCGGGCGACAGCGCCAATGGACCGGAACACTGGGGAGACCTCACCCCCGGCTACGCGGAATGCGCCAGTGGTGCCCGGCAATCACCGATCGACATCGACAGTCAGTCACGCCCTCTGGAGGAAACAGGGCCGAAGCTCGACTACCACTCGCCGCTGCTCGTCACTCGGGACACGGGGCACACCTTGCAGATCGAAGGGGCCAGCGGAAACACGATGACACTGGATGGCACCCCCTACACTCTGTCACAGGTGCATCTGCATGTGCCCTCGGAACACGCGATCGATGGCAAGCGCGCTGCCATGGAAATCCATCTGGTGCACACCACTCCAGAAGGCAAGTTGGCAGTGCTGGCCGTGTTGGTCGAGGAAGGACATGACAATCTGGCGCTCAGCCGTCTGTTGAGCCGTCTTCCACAGCGAGGACTCTCCGAGACTCTGACAAGCGGACTGTCTGCCAACCTGCTGCTGCCACGCGAGCATGCTGGCTGGCAATACTCCGGCTCGCTGACCACTCCGCCATGTTCTGAACCCGTCACCTGGTTTGTGATGAAATCACCGATCGAAGCCTCTCGGTCACAGATCGATGCCTACCTGGAGTGGCAAGGAGGGGAGAATTCTCGCCCTCTCCAACGCTGA